A region from the Coffea eugenioides isolate CCC68of chromosome 9, Ceug_1.0, whole genome shotgun sequence genome encodes:
- the LOC113783582 gene encoding probable alpha-mannosidase At5g13980, with translation MANKLMLLIFVVGFALCVESKYMVYNTSAKIVPDKLNVHLVPHSHDDVGWLKTVDQYYVGSNNSIQGACVQNVLDSLIPALLADENRKFIYVEQAFFQRWWRDQSPAMQKIVRQLVDGGQLEFINGGWCMHDEAATHYIDMIDQTTLGHRYIKEQFNVTPRIGWQIDPFGHSAVQAYLLGAELGFDSFFFGRIDYQDRAKRKAEKALEVVWQGSKSLGSSAQIFAGAFPENYEPPSGFYFEVNDDSDIVQDDMNLFDYNVQDRVNDFVAAAFSQANITRTNHVMWTMGTDFKYQYARTWFRNMDKLIHYVNEDGRVNALYSTPSIYTEAKYASKESWPLKTDDYFPYADRINAYWTGYFTSRPAIKRYVRILSGYYLAARQLEFFKGRNEAGPSTDSLGDALGIAQHHDAVTGTEQQHVANDYAKRLSIGYKEAEDVISTSLAYIAQSSSESGLKLQQCPLLNISYCPPSEVNLSPGKKLVVVIYNSLGWKRSEIVKIPVVSANVIVQDSTGKEIESQILPVVDAAMALREFYATANVGKSPVGGPLYWLAFKVVVPPLGFSTYTVTSGKRAATTSVREKFYRSDGNQNDAIEVGPGNLKLVYSGSDGKLTGYINGKNMVKSSLEQSYSYYVGDDGTKDVAPVVPQASGAYVFRPNSTFPIQSQEKIPITVLRGPLFDEVHQSVTSWIYQITRVYKEKQHAEVEFIVGPIPINDGLGKEVVTQLTTTIKNNKTFYTDSNGRDFLERIRDYRSDWNLQVNQPVAGNYYPINLGIYMKDKDTEFSILVDRSVGGSSIFDGQLELMLHRRLLVDDSRGVAEALNETVCIPSACKGLTVQGKLYFRIDPLGEGAKWRRSFGQEIYSPLLLAFSEQDGDEMTNFKVPTFTGIDPSYSLPDNVALITLQELANGEVLIRLAHLYEVGEDKDLSVPARVELKKLFPNKQIIQITETSLSANQKREDMEKKRLVWSAEGSTHKSQRVSRGGPVDPIKLVVELAPMEIRTFLINFSKKLSTL, from the exons ATGGCTAACAAGTTGATGCTGCTGATTTTTGTTGTGGGTTTTGCTTTGTGCGTGGAATCAAAGTATATGGTCTACAATACCAGTGCCAAAATTGTGCCTGACAAGCTTAATGTTCATTTAGTTCCTCATTCTCATGATGATGTTGGATGGCTCAAAACTGTTGATCAGTACTATGTTGGTTCCAATAATTCAATACAG GGTGCTTGCGTGCAAAATGTGCTGGATTCTCTCATTCCGGCATTACTGGCGGATGAGAATCGAAAATTCATTTATGTTGAACAG GCCTTCTTCCAGAGATGGTGGAGGGATCAGAGTCCTGCAATGCAGAAGATAGTCAGGCAACTAGTCGATGGCGGCCAACTAGAGTTCAT AAATGGGGGCTGGTGTATGCATGATGAGGCAGCAACTCATTACATTGACATGATAGATCAGACAACATTAGGTCACAGATACATCAAGGAGCAGTTCAATGTGACTCCAAGGATTGGTTGGCAGATTGATCCATTTGGACATTCTGCAGTTCAGGCCTACCTTTTGGGGGCAGAG CTTGGATTTGACTCTTTTTTCTTTGGACGCATTGACTATCAAGACAGAGCAAAACGGAAAGCTGAGAAGGCTCTTGAAGTTGTCTGGCAGGGTTCTAAGAGTTTGGGTTCTTCAGCACAG ATATTTGCTGGTGCATTCCCAGAGAATTATGAACCCCCAAGTGGTTTTTACTTTGAAGTAAATGATGATTCTGATATCGTGCAG GATGATATGAATTTGTTTGATTACAATGTTCAAGATCGTGTGAATGATTTTGTTGCTGCTGCTTTTTCACAG GCTAATATTACTCGAACAAATCATGTCATGTGGACCATGGGAACAGATTTCAAGTATCAGTATGCTCGGACATGGTTTCGGAACATGGACAAGCTCATTCATTATGTCAATGAA GATGGCCGCGTCAATGCATTATATTCAACACCATCAATTTATACTGAGGCAAAATATGCTTCTAAAGAGTCCTGGCCTCTTAAAACTGATGATTATTTCCC ATATGCAGACCGCATTAATGCTTATTGGACTGGATATTTTACCAGCAGACCTGCAATTAAACGCTATGTTAGAATCTTGAGTGGGTACTATTTG GCAGCTAGGCAACTCGAATTTTtcaaaggaagaaatgaagctgGACCAAGCACTGACTCATTGGGTGATGCATTAGGGATTGCTCAACATCATGATGCTGTCACTGGAACAGAACAGCAACATGTGGCAAATGACTATGCCAAACGTCTATCAATAGGTTACAAGGAG GCTGAAGATGTGATTTCTACTTCACTCGCTTATATAGCACAATCATCATCAGAGTCTGGACTTAAATTACAACAG TGCCCACTTCTGAACATAAGTTATTGTCCTCCATCTGAAGTTAATTTATCTCCTGGGAAAAAATTA GTGGTCGTGATCTATAACTCCTTGGGGTGGAAAAGATCCGAGATTGTGAAAATTCCT GTTGTCAGCGCGAATGTCATTGTTCAAGATTCCACTGGAAAAGAAATCGAATCACAGATCCTTCCTGTAGTTGATGCTGCAATGGCCCTACGGGAATTTTATGCAACTGCAAATGTTGGAAAATCCCCTGTAGGAGGCCCCCTATATTGGCTTGCTTTCAAAGTGGTGGTTCCTCCTCTAGGTTTTAGCACATACACTGTCACTAGTGGTAAAAGAGCAG CTACTACTTCAGTAAGGGAGAAGTTCTACAGATCTGATGGGAATCAAAATGATGCTATTGAAGTAGGGCCTGGGAATTTGAAGCTTGTATACTCTGGAAGTGACGGAAAACTGACTGGATATATTAATGGCAAAAACATg GTCAAGTCCTCTCTAGAGCAATCTTATAGTTATTATGTTGGAGATGATGGTACTAAGGATGTTGCACCTGTGGTGCCTCAG gcTTCTGGAGCATATGTTTTCCGGCCTAACTCCACATTTCCCATCCAGTCTCAAGAAAAG ATACCAATTACAGTTCTTAGGGGACCGCTCTTTGATGAAGTTCATCAGAGTGTAACTTCGTGGATATATCAG ATTACACGAGTCTACAAGGAAAAGCAGCATGCTGAGGTTGAGTTCATT GTTGGCCCCATACCCATTAATGATGGACTTGGCAAAGAGGTAGTAACACAACTTACCACCACCATCAAGAACAATAAAACATTCTATACAGATTCTAATGGTCGAGATTTCCTTGAACGG ATTCGGGACTACAGATCTGACTGGAACCTTCAAGTGAACCAGCCTGTGGCAGGAAACTATTACCCA ATCAATCTTGGAATTTATATGAAAGATAAGGACACCGAGTTCTCAATCTTGGTTGATAGATCTGTTGGAGGATCTAGCATTTTTGATGGGCAATTGGAACTGATGCTTCACAG GAGACTGCTTGTTGATGATAGTAGAGGCGTTGCAGAGGCATTAAATGAAACAGTCTGTATTCCTAGTGCATGCAAAGGGCTAACC GTTCAAGGCAAGTTATATTTTAGGATTGATCCACTTGGGGAGGGAGCTAAGTGGCGTCGATCATTTGGACAGGAGATATACTCTCCACTTCTTCTAGCCTTCAGCGAGCAG GACGGAGATGAGATGACCAATTTTAAAGTTCCAACCTTTACAGGAATTGATCCTTCCTATAGTTTACCTGATAATGTGGCATTGATAACTCTCCAG GAGCTTGCAAATGGAGAAGTTTTAATTCGCTTGGCTCATTTATACgag GTTGGAGAAGACAAGGACCTATCAGTACCAGCAAGGGTGGAGTTGAAAAAGTTATTTCCCAATAAACAG ATTATTCAAATTACAGAAACAAGCTTATCTGCTAACCAGAAGAGGGAAGACATGGAAAAGAAAAGACTAGTTTGGTCAGCAGAAGGTTCAACTCATAAATCCCAAAGGGTTTCAAGAGGGGGACCTGTTGATCCCATTAAGTTGGTGGTCGAGCT